In Cryptomeria japonica chromosome 5, Sugi_1.0, whole genome shotgun sequence, the genomic window TATCCTGAAAACAGAGTACTTCGGTGATGAGTTCAACTTAAAGTCGGCTTTTGCAAAGTCTTGTTTTAAGTTGAGAGAGGGATTTGCAGAGACTTTccgtgtttaaaaaaaataaaattaacaatttATTTTGCGTGTAGAGGGGTCCTCAATGCTTACTTTTAGAATGTGGAAAAAAGATTGATTTGGACTTGgaaactaaaatatatatatagattaaaaTGTTAAAAACAAAATCATTCATATATACTCTTATTACTCTGTAACTAGTATTTTACATTAAACTACTAAAAACAAATTCCTTCACTATATGCTAATTTTATCAATAATAAACAATGAGAATCCACAATACTTTATCCCACTTTACAAACACCAATTTTCATGCAAATGATTTTCCTATTTACAAGTTATCCTTCAAATTATAAGTGACCCTATGGTTTATACTTAATTTGTATTTAAGATCATACAACTTCTATCAATAATTTCACAAGCATCATTTCAAAATAATAAACCATACTTTTCAGTCAATGACATAGATAATGTTGCCACTAGAAACAACCTATATAAGTGTAACTGAATGCCTGCCGGTCATTCAATTTTACCACACTAAAAATGGCAGTCATTCAATTTTACCACACTAAAAATGGCAGTCATTCAATTTCACCACACTAAAAATGGCAGCCCATTTTCATTTCCACAGATAAAAACCCAAAACTCCCCACctgccccccccaaaaaaaaaaaaaaacaccaaaaccCCCCATATTACAAATACTACTCCCGAGCTCCCTAATTTAAAAGAACCCCCCATAACAATACTTCGATATTTCAACTATCTTGAGCTCGTGCTGGTAGAAGCATCCCATAAACATTATAATACTAGATCTAGATCAGCGTCCATGAATCCTAGACATCTCTGTCAGCTGAAACAATGAATTCATTGACCCACTTTGAGTCCCACTTGAAATTTGGTCGTTGAGGACATTTAAACATGAAATCGATGTGACTAGTCTTGTTGAACCTCCTATCTGCTCAAGCTTCATCTTCACCTCTCTCATGGACGGTCTTCCACTTCCTTCTTGAGAAAGACATTCTCTAGCTAAATTTGCCACAGCAGTCATCTGATCCTGGTTGTCTTCATTCTTCACCATCGGATCCAAAATATCAGTCAAGCTGTTGTCCTTGCATTTGAAAAGAAAAAGCTTAGATAAGACAATTTCCTGTGGAGGTCTTCCAGGAGACAAGGGTTCTCGACCCGTGAGAAGCTCTGCCAGGAATACGCCGAAGCTGTAGACATCGCTTCTGTCAGTAAGCGTGCCTGTGTCAAAGTATTCAGGATCCATGTAACCACATGTGCCCATTACATTGGTGATGAGGTGTGTATCATTCCCACACAGAAGGCGAGATATACCAAAATCTGCAACTTTTGGAGTGACCGTATTGTCCAGAAGAATATTTGATGATTTCACGTCACGGTGAATAATTGGGCGATCTAATTCTGAATGCAAATATGCCAAAGCATCTGCACTACCCATTGCAATCTGGAGACGACTCTGCCAAGTCAAATGGCCGGCACGTAGCTGATGAGAAATCGTTCCCCCGTCAACAAATTCGTATACTAGAACAGGAGACTGTGTTTGCAAGCAACATCCCACCAAGCTCACCACGTTTTTGTGGTGAAGACCTGACAGAATCACAATTTCATTGATAAACTGCTTCATGGATTCCTCAGATTCTACACCAATGGGAAATTCCTTGAACTTTTTAATAGCAACAGGTGTACCATTTGAAAGGATGCCCTTGTATACAGTGCTTGACCCACCGCTTCCTAGCTTCATCTCATCTGAATAATCTCTAGAGGCCCTTTTaagctcattttcagaaaaaatCCTGAAATTTTTTCCCTCCTTTTGCTTTCCCTTTTCTGCGAGGATTCTCTCCAGCAAGAAACCTCCGTTGCATCGGAAGTACTCATCCCTAGCATGTTTCAGGTAACGCATTCTCAAACACCAGAATATTCCACACGCTGCTAAACAAACTCCAACGAATGTGGAAACAGAACCTGTCCACACACCCAGCAGAACTTTTTATTATTAACAAATATGTTTTTGAAAGATTGCATTAGCAATATTTGATGTGTCGCATAGTTACCTATAGCCGCAAACATGACGGTTTTATTTGAGCTTTCGGGCTTGCACTTTGACCCTCTTTTGATGCCATCTCCCTTATAGCCTTTTGCACACGAACAATTGTACGAACCTGGCAAATTATGACATattcctccttcctcttctccAACGCATGGACTCATTTTTTGACGACATTCATCTATGTCTGAACATTTATCATCATTATCGTTACTAGCTTTGGGATTTTAAAAGGAAAAACTACAAAGGAGAAACCATGTTTATAGTTAAAAGCGGAAAGCATACCTCTGCAATTAGTGCCATTGGAGTAACCATCTCCTTTATATCCCTTTGCACACGAACATTTGTAAGAACCTGCAAAATTATGGCACATTCCTCCCTCCTCTGCCCCAAAGCACAAATTCAACCCTTTACGACTGCATTCGTCTATGTCTGAATAGTCATCATTGCCATGATTAGGAGCcttgtgattttaaaaaaaaaattattataaaagatAAATAGATGCTACTTACTGATAACGGTTATAATTGAAAAAGGCGTGGAGGCTATACCTGTACAATCTGTGCCATTAGAGTAACCATTTCCTTCATATCCAGGAAGGCATCTGCATACGTGTCCTACTCCAGAAGGGGAGTCAAAGCATTCTGCGTTGGACGAGCAAGAATAATTGGTTGTTGCCTTGGCCATGGAGCAATTCTGAAGGCTGATTCCCCAGCTAAGGCGAAGACCATAGTATGCCTTAAAGCCTTCTCCCCAAAAGAGATTTGTTTCATTATCCACCACTCTGAAGGTAGAGGGCTCCATGATGGTGGAGAAGCCACACTTTCTATCATATTTGTTGGTTGTAGAATTGCGCAAACCAAACACACCTCCACCCGTGAAATTTAACCACATATAATTATCTGGAAGGGTGATTTCACAACAGCCATAGCGACAATATTGTGGATCACTTTGAAAGACACATGTTGATACACATCTGGCGTCTCCCCATTTTCCAAATTCGTAGGTACCAAAGCTGTTGCAGCCAATAACCACGAACTTATTGGACATGGAAATAGCGAATGGCCCACCATGAGGTGGTTGAAAGAAGCTTGACGCACTGGTGCTTCTATTACAGGAATAGGTTTTGATAGAAGTGGAATTTATGATAAGATGACCTTTGTAATCGATTTCCATAATCTCGTAATCGTAGGCTGGAAGATGCTGCTGAGTAAAATCACCTAGATATGCAGTAAAGAAGGGAGTGAGATTCCCAGTAGAATTGCTCTTACTACATGTGATCTGAAAACCAGGGTATCCACAATCAGAATTTTTAATCCAAAAAGGATAGCTCACATTCATAGATCCACAGATTTCAGGAGCACATTGTGCGACAGTAAAGCCCACCAAACAGATACAAATTACAGAGCGAAGAACAACTTCGAAATCCATTTGCATTTGCAACAACATTTTCTCACTGAGCAAAACCGTCTGCTTAATAATCAAGACAACAAAAAACGAAGACCTTTAAAGAATGAAAAGCCGTGTGAAATAAATATCAGAGTGCATTATTGACTGGACAACAGAAGACTGCGAAATACGGACCCCTTCTTCACAGTGATTTCCTTGAGTGAAAACAAAATCTCTATTGTGTTCGTAATAAGCGGAAATTAGCATATATTAATGTCAAACTGTCATTTTATAAACACTCTGAGGGAAACTAGGAATGTGGGCCGTGTGAATAAGACcaacaaaaaatgaatttaaaccaTGCAAAGATAAAGTTTACAAGTAGTTTCctagaaaatgaaatttttgatACTAATGTCAAAACTCAATTGCCTGAAAAAGTAAGTCGcaattgataaacaatgaatggaATAATTAAACAAACACGGTGAATGATGATGTGAGTGGCAGGCCCTGGCCCTCATACCATCATGGGTATATATGGTTAGGGTCAAAATACAGATTTTCGGTTTTGattattctggtttcaaaatggaTCTTTCATATAGAGTGATAACGACATTGCAAAATCGATGATATAAAATACGCTTCATATGAATTGTGGTAAAACACAACTTGACTGGACAGAAACACAGCTTGACTGGACAGAACAACATCTCAAGTGACTTTCCTAGTGACTTTCCTAAATGCGAACAAGTCTTCACTGAAGAAAATATCTATTGCGTTCATAGAATATTCATAGAAATTAATGTTAAACAATTATTTTATTCACTCTGGGCAGATGCTTCATGTGAGTTGTGGTAAAACACAGCTTTACTGGACAAAACAACATCTCAAGTGACTTTCCTAGTGACTTTCCTAAATGCGAACAAGTCTTCACTGATGAAAATCTCTATTGCGTTCATAGAATATTCATAGAAATT contains:
- the LOC131032680 gene encoding wall-associated receptor kinase 17, coding for MLLQMQMDFEVVLRSVICICLVGFTVAQCAPEICGSMNVSYPFWIKNSDCGYPGFQITCSKSNSTGNLTPFFTAYLGDFTQQHLPAYDYEIMEIDYKGHLIINSTSIKTYSCNRSTSASSFFQPPHGGPFAISMSNKFVVIGCNSFGTYEFGKWGDARCVSTCVFQSDPQYCRYGCCEITLPDNYMWLNFTGGGVFGLRNSTTNKYDRKCGFSTIMEPSTFRVVDNETNLFWGEGFKAYYGLRLSWGISLQNCSMAKATTNYSCSSNAECFDSPSGVGHVCRCLPGYEGNGYSNGTDCTDIDECSRKGLNLCFGAEEGGMCHNFAGSYKCSCAKGYKGDGYSNGTNCRDIDECRQKMSPCVGEEEGGICHNLPGSYNCSCAKGYKGDGIKRGSKCKPESSNKTVMFAAIGSVSTFVGVCLAACGIFWCLRMRYLKHARDEYFRCNGGFLLERILAEKGKQKEGKNFRIFSENELKRASRDYSDEMKLGSGGSSTVYKGILSNGTPVAIKKFKEFPIGVESEESMKQFINEIVILSGLHHKNVVSLVGCCLQTQSPVLVYEFVDGGTISHQLRAGHLTWQSRLQIAMGSADALAYLHSELDRPIIHRDVKSSNILLDNTVTPKVADFGISRLLCGNDTHLITNVMGTCGYMDPEYFDTGTLTDRSDVYSFGVFLAELLTGREPLSPGRPPQEIVLSKLFLFKCKDNSLTDILDPMVKNEDNQDQMTAVANLARECLSQEGSGRPSMREVKMKLEQIGGSTRLVTSISCLNVLNDQISSGTQSGSMNSLFQLTEMSRIHGR